A window of Glycine soja cultivar W05 chromosome 13, ASM419377v2, whole genome shotgun sequence genomic DNA:
ATATATTTATGAAAGATAACGTAGGAATcaagtttataaaataaaaaagtgctaTACTTGACGAAGCCTGGTGCAAAACACATATCACATCTGACATCACTAAATAAGGAAGTCTATCAATTTTAGGTTCTAAAGACAGAGACATATgtaatacaatttaaaaaataaaagaggggGGAGAAAAAAGGTAAAGTCTGAAGGATCAAATGACTAGCTCATTCTTGAACCCAACGCTTACATTACCCACCTCTGCCATCCTTGTCTTTTAAGCAAAAACTAATACCAAATGCAAATACTATCCCCACTGACCAAATCTTCTTTCTCATCATTCATGAATTTTGCTTCTTCATTCAGTTTTTCACCCAGGAAGTTCTCGCCTCAGTAGTCTCTAAGTTCGATCTATACTGAAGGGTACGTTCAAATCAAATGGGTTCATTCCAGACACCCATTGGAATGAGAAGTTCAACATTGCTAGAGACTTCATGTGGATTCCTGTTGCAGGAACTGCAGGCAAGAGGCTTATTTATTTCATACTTTATGTATGTCTTTTGataacatttcattttttcttatcttcattccttaatgaatttagATAATATGGGATGAAGTTGGAGAAGATAAGTTTGAAAGGGAGAAAGTTCTGTTAGATTTGGAGCAAGAGTGCCTTGAGGTTTACAGAAGAAAAGTTGACAGAGCAAATATATCTAGAGCTCATCTGCATCAGGAATTGGCCGAGGCTGAGGCTGAATTTACCCACCTTCTTTTGTCCCTTGGTGAACGATCTCTACCAGTCCGGGTACTTATTCCTTTTAGTCATCTCCAGTCAGTAGTTAATCGATCAGAATTAAGAACAATGATAAGCAAATAAAATCCTATTTCATATATCAAATCTAAACATGTGCTAATTATTAGTGCCAATTATCAATTATTGATTGTATAacatttatgctttcaattaCATCTCATTGTTCGAATTTGACACAATCTTCAACTATGagataattgtaaaaaaaatattagaaaacagATCAGTTTGCTGAGCCAAGATTTAGCAAGCAATACAACTTTACAAGAGAATCTTCTTAAATGTGACttcaatgataaaatttatgctTCAACAACATCATGAATCAGTGTAGACTCTAGACTGATGACACTATTAACTGAACAGCCAGAGAAAAGGGCAGGTTCACTAAAAGAGCAGCTAGATTCAATCACTCCAGCACTTCGGGAAATGCGTCTGAGGAAAGAAGAGAGGTTAAACCAATTCCGAACTGTGCAAGgtcaaattcaaaaaatttctGCTGAAATTGCAGGTAACTCAGACAATGAACCCTCATCCATTGTTGTAAATGAGAATGATCTTTCACTAAAAAGGCTTGAGGAGTATCAGAATGAGTTGCAGAGACTTCACAATGAGAAGGTACCTAGAAGCCGTTTATGTTTTTTACCCCATCATTTAGGGGTTAGTATTCTTCAAACTCGtaacattttcatattatttcttGTGATTTCATTTGTAGAATGAAAGACTCCAGCAAGTGGAGAAATACATAGACATAATACACAGCTTGTCCACGATCTTGGGAAAGGATTCTTCGGCAATCATCATGGAAGTTCATCCAAGCTTAAATGATTTGTGtggaataacaaaaaatataagcgACACAATCTTAGATAAACTCAATATCACGGTGGAGTCCCTTTTTGAAGAAAAGCAAAATCGGCTGGAAAAGgtaatattgtttttttggtacaaaattttaaaaatttcattataaaaCTTCTGATATATTATGGGAGTACTAACCTGTTGGGAGgctattgaaaaataaatgcatCAGGAAGCTTCAACTTCAAGTATTGAGTATTTTTCCCTTCACTTGTATGCTTTCCATTTTACAAATGTGCCATATTCTTGATATATTTTGCAGCTTCACCATTTAGGCAAAGCACTGTCTAATCTATGGAATCTTATGGACACACCATACAGTGAGCGACAATCTTTTTCCCATGTAATCAATTTGTTGTCGCTCTCATCTGCAGAAGTAACAGATCCGGGAAGTCTTACTCTGGAAATAGTCCAGCAGGTAGATATTTAACTTAATGATCCACAAATTATCAGAaactcaaatatttaaaaaatctaaaactttTTACAAGACTGAAGCTGAAGTAAAGAGACTGGATCAACTAAAAGCAAGCAAGATGAAGGAGCTATTCCAGAAGAAACAGGAGGAACTGGAGTTGATATGCAAGAAATCACATGTGGAGATTCCTTCAAGGGAAGAgatgaataatataattaaccTCATAAACTCAGGTGAATCTAACTAATGTGTGcatattcaatttcaaaaaatgtatatgtttatttaatttaaaaaagcagCCTAGAAATTGACTTACATCTACAACAGGGGAGATTGATCATTCTGATCTCCTCCTGAGCATGGATGAACAGATATCTAGAGCAAAAGAAGAGGCTTCTAGCAGGAAGGCTATCATGGAGAAAGTGGAGAAGTGGATGTTAGCATGTGATGAGGAGCGCTGGCTAGAAGAATATAGCAGGgttagaattttcatttgaattaatcttCATAAATAGGtttaaagggagattgtttCTATTGTATTGTATGTTTCACAATTCAAGTGTGTTATATCAGGATGAGAATCGATACTCAGTCAGTAGAGGAGCTCACAAAAACTTGAGACGTGCTGAACGTGCCCGTATAATGGTCAGCAGAATGCCAggtacacacacatacatatatgatGAAAACAGATAATTTGGACCAATTGGCAGCAAACACACACGTGCTCACAAACAATGGTTGCTATTTCCAGCTCTGGTAGATTTGCTAATAAAAATGACTAGGAgttgggaagaagaaagaaataaagttttCTTGTATGATCAGGTAATTCATCTTACACTCTACAAAACTTGGAATCCAGTATAACTGATATAGTAGAAAGTACATGCTTATAAAGTGTGCAAGATATTAGAGAGAGCCCAAATAATTCTTAAAAGGGAATAAGTGAGATTTCAAAAAGTGATGTAGCCAAAGTTAAATCGCTCAACTACTACGCAATAAACATTTTGGTGTAGTATGCATAGAAGCAATAATGAAACTCTAGTTTCCTCTATTATAAAACATGCCACATTGCAAACTCAGTTAATCAAGTAATGCCATAAACCATCCATAGATAATTTTTCAAGAAATACAGTAACACAGTTACACACCCACACCTTGGCACCTCATAagataataaaaacattaagaatTCTAGAGGCAAATCGTGTTATACACTTCTAGACTTCTATCATTGTTTAAATGGTTTCAGAATTTTTACAGTGTCACAATTTCGTTTCTCACGAGTCATGACCCATTTCTTAATTCATCTTTAATAGTATGGTACTGTGGTTCGTTAAGTTATTAACAGCAAGCAAAAATGATATCTACGTAGGTACCTCTAATGGCCATATTGGAAGAATATAACATCCTAAGACGAGAAAGGGAGGAGGATACAAAAAGACAGCAGGTGAGTATTTCGTAGTACATTGACAGACAGCTTCATACATCAGTTTGAAGCAAACATTAAATTCTTGTTCACATTCCGTTGTTTGTGAAAAGATTCTTGTTATTTGAATTGCTATACTCTAAAAACCTTATTCTTAACTCCTTTCTTATGTTTGGTTTTCAGCCGTGGGAGAAAAAGAGGATTCAAAGCCAAGTAGTTGAGCGAGATAATACTTATGTGTCAAGACCCGGCACCAGCAGCCGGCGTCTTCCAAGTAGAAGCATGAATGGAGCTCTAGACAGTTCTGCGGTCCTGAACAGAAGACTTTCTATGGGAATACAACAGCTGGGATCCAACAGCATAAATTCGGGAAATCACGGCTTGTCCTTCATTAAGGATGGAAGGAATGCCCTAAGAAAAAAGATTTATGGCGAACCCACCTTCACTTCTCCTACAAGAGATGGGGCATCTTCTGCGGTGTCAACACATTCTATATTGTTTTccccttaaattttttatcagaAACATAGATTTTGACTGAAACTGCTTCAGAAAGCTTGCTTTCCAAGATTTCCAAGAAAACTGTTGTGCAATTGCAAAAGAATAAGCATGGAGCTTTTTATGTACTTATGTTCCTAATCTTAAGTTGCCCAAACGGACGAGCTCATACTTGATGTCAACTGCAACCAGATTAAATTCTTGATTCATTGTTTTAATTGCAATTTTGCATCATGTATCCCTGTTTCTGTGCCAGGATTACATGATGCATTTCTTGATCGACATGTACTAAAATCACAAACCTAATCTCACAAATTTGAATGATTATAGCTGTGTTTGAATTCAACTTGCATCACATTGGACACAAATTCACTGTGAGACAAAGATTCCAGTTCAACGCGTATTGGAAAGTAGAATTGGACCAAAACAAACAGTAACAAACACCGTATAATCTTTGCCAACTTCAAATGAGCAAACCAAAGCAAAGTTACTATATCAATAACCAaacgataaaaataaatatatagagCACCCGGGGAATATGGACCATAATAGAATATGCTAATAACTAATTAGAATCCAATTTTTTGCTAATGCATTGTTAGATGTTATCTCAGATTCAGATCAGATACAAAATCACAAATGCAGTGtataaacaaacaaaacctAAGACTCATCTACAGGTACCGGTGATTGGGCTTGGTCTTGGTCTGGATTTTCAGGCGATTGAGCTTGAGCTGGATTTTCAGGTGGTTGGCCTGGGGCTTGGGCTGTGTTTTCAGGTTCTGGTTTCCGGAAGAATTGATCGATGCAGCGAGTACCACGGGGAGCAGGATCCAATTTGGGCCGACCCGCAGGCTGAGTGGGCTTATCGGGCTTGGCGGCCTGAGACGGCGGCGGAAGCTCATCGAGGAGAAAATCCCTGGTTGGCTGGTGCCTCTTCACCGCCACTCTTATGTGTTCGAGATTCACGGTCTTCCGTTTCTTCTCAATTGCAACCTGAGCCGATTTTTCAGCCAGAAATTGGAGGAATAATTCGGTGGAGCGCGACACCAGGAACAACGCTTCTGAGCTCACTCTCTTCACGTCTTTGTCCAGCGCCATAATCTTCTTCACTCGACCCTTCGGGAATTCCAGTTGGATCGATACTCCGTTTTCTTCTTCGTCAGCCATAACCATTACAAATGTTCCTTTTCAGAGTTTCCAATTTTATGATTAGGGAAGGTTTTCAAATTGGCGGGAACGACAAAAAGGCCAGGGGCATTATAGTCTTATTAAGCCAACCCTTCCCGCCAttcattcattaaataaaaaggataaataattaaatttatggtAAACGTGTGAACACTCATTAATTGGTTCtgaaaagtttaaatttaatttttaaatgtgacaaaatatgataaattaattttattaataatttaatgacaaattaatggttaattttgtaagttaatattaaattaattttcaaaaatataatttatcattaaattaatatttaaataatataagttaatgataaaataatcagacaaatttagtaaaatatatttattactttttttcatatccatatattaaatttatatttttgatataAGTTATGATCATAGCATCACATTTTCATATAAGGATTTGATTATTTACCTAAAATAAAACGTGAAGTGGGCCGTATTGggctttttcaaatttcagccCAGGCCCAAGAGGCCAAGTCTTTCTCGTGTTTTGTTTAGTTTAGTGGAGCGGTTTGCGTCTGCGGGAGGTGCAGTTGCTGCAGAGTGAGGCGTTCGATTAACGTTTGGCGATCACAGAAGAGAAGGGAATGGAGTTTTCTCAAGATGATTTTGATCGGTTACTGTTATTCGAACACACGCGAAAGACTGCTGAAGCAAACTACGCAGAGAATCCTCAAGACGCTGATGTACGTATCGTTCTTCATTATACCCTAATTAACCTTTCTTCATTCTATGACTTACTTTGCTCACACCGCACGTGTTTTGTTTCCGAATTTGTGAGGTTTCTGTTGGAAGTTATGTATGTGATGTATAATTCTTGCCAATATTGTTTTTCTGTTATCAGTCTTTGTCACATTACAACATTTAAAATTGgaaggacaaaacttagatacaaCGCAATTATCATCGAATTGGAGTTTTATCGGGTATTGCGCATAACAAAGGTTTGCGATACAGGATTATGCGGATTACCGAGGTGAAACTCTAATTCTTGTTGGAAAACAACACAACCAGCATCTAAGAGACTGTATCTAAGTTTTCTCTAAATTTGAAACGCGGTTTATTGGAGTTATAAGTTTTGTAACCTTGTAGTTTAGAAAATGGCTTAGATTCGTTTTCCTTGTAGAAGTTGGTAAAACATAAGTATGATtgaatgtgtatatgtatatatatccaTGCAGAATCTGACCAGGTGGGGGGGAGCTTTGATCGAGTTGTCGTCATTCCAAGCTCCTAGGGATGCCAAGGCGATGATTGATGGTATATCACGTTAAACTTgagcaaaatttaaaaagtgaaTTTCTGTTTTCAAGAAGGTAAGGGCGAGTTACTGTGTGTGATTGATTGTTTTGGGTTTTGGTGGGAACAAACCAACTAAACAGATGCCCTTTCGAAGCTGGAGGAGTCTTTGCTGATCAATCCAACTAAGCATGACACTCTTTGGTGCTTGGGAAATGCAAACACGTCTTATGCTTTTCTAATCCCTGATATAACTGAGGCAAAGGGTTATTTTGACAAGGCACTTGAGTATTTCCAGAAAGCTGCGGAGGAGGTAATGTGTTTGCTCTGTTCGTTCCTCTTCGTGTATTATTACAACCATGCTTATAAATCTACACGTTACTTAGTGGTGGATTCTGAAATTGTAGGATCCCGAGAATGACCTCTATAGAAAGTCCTTGCAAGTTGCCGTGAAGGTAATGGAATTGCTATGACCATTGTATCAATATTATTTGTGCACTTGATTTTATTCTAATGTTCAAAGTTTTGCtgaaaaaagatcaaaatggCTAAAACTGCGTTGTCTACTCTGGTTTTAGCTGAAAAATATTAGTGTTTTCATGGTTGATGGGAACACAACTTGCTGAGATATGTTAGTGTAAACTTGTTCACTATCCGTGTGTCAGTGATTCTTCTGTTCACTACAGGATCTATCTATGaggttttaatgttttatattgaCTGATTTATATGCTGTTTAAGATTCTGTAACTATTATTGATGACTAAAACAAGATATATTATTTTGCATTTTGCTCTATAAATCTCAACGCCTGCTATACCATATATATCAGGTTTTTTTACAGTTAATGtgttaaacaaatatttaatgtttttaactttattaataGTTTTTACAATTAAGTTTTGGGTAACCATTTTAAAATGGGGATATCTTAGGGTTGCAATGTGATAATGTTTTCATCATTCCTTGGGGGTAATTAAACTTCTAAACCTAATCTCTATTTTCAAAggctaattttcaaaatatatataaaataatctgattattttcctaaaagaaaatttgatttcaaatcccatttatttttaacaaatttttagtTACTTATTGTCATGATGCCCTCCAAGTACATAAAGACTTGTGTTTTCTTGTGGATGGTTGTGATTCCACATTTCACAACCTTTATGCTCATGCTTGGTAAATAAGTCTTACTAGTAAAGCAACTTTAGTATTCTTTGATTTCTTTCCATATGCATTCAGGGCAACTGCTTTCTAGATTCCTTATTTTTTATGGTAAccttatatataagtataactCGTTCACCATTGTATCCTCTCCACTTTGATGAGTTGCTGTTAACCATGTTTCGTAGGCCCCAGAACTACACATGGAGATCCATAAAAATGGGCTTGGTCTGATGAGTAATGCGGGATCCTCTGCTACTTCAAAAGAAAAGGTTGtatttattgaaatttcattgcatttaattaaattttagtcgCGTTCTTACAAATACTAAATGATGACTATAAATCAACTTCAACCTGCTATGTCAAGTTAACGGAAGTGGCTGCTTGttcttgattattttaaaatgccCAAAGCTGCATGAAGTTCTTATTCTGTGGATATAGCCTTGTTTAGGGTCATCATGCCTCAAATTTTGTGGGTACAAAGCTTCTCATGTTAGCATGTCATTAGAAATTGCATCTTCAACAAATTTTTCATGGTTAGTGTGAACTATGAAGTAATGCAAACAACACACCACCGTGTATATTAAAAGAGTCTTTCTTGCCTTTTCATTTGGAATACCATTTGACACATTTTTTGAGTTGTGTTGGAGTTAATTCATGTTCATGTCTTGGGATTCTGCTAATATTTTACCTTGGGATACACTACCTTGCCTATGACATTTCTATCTGCAAAGcttgtttgtattttgtgttAATTGTAGATTGATGTCAGTTTAAATAGATTTAGTAATTTATTTGCATTTGTTTCTCTGCTTGTTTTCCATATATTGTTTGATGACTGCAGGTGTCTATCAAAGTACTGCCACACTATTGTTTTCCATGTATTCTGTCCTCTATTCTAGCTTGCCATATTTTTGGACgttgaaaaatgatgaaagtAGCCTTATGGGATTAAATTGTTTGAAAAGTTTACTGGTGATTATTTTGTATCAGATTATATGCATTCAATAATCTATAGtgaagaatattatttttttatatttgatgcaTGTCTACTTTAGTCTATAGAATAATTTGTCATTGCTTGGCTCATTTCAGGAATCTAAAAAGCAGAAGAGCAATGACTTTAAGTATGACATATTTGGATGGATTATTCTTGCAGTGGGTATAGTAGCATGGGTGGGAATGGCCAAATCTAACATTCCCCCGCCACCTCCAAGATAAACATATTATTGATGAGTTATTCACTTTAGATTGGAAGTTGTGAACTAGGTATTGCATTTGTGGTTTTTACATACTGagtttatttatcatttacacttttctttaacataaaaaaaaaatggtttttaagaATTTGCGTTTTTGTTATGTCTTGTTAACCTCCTCTTGTTATGAGCCAAGCTTAAGGCCTTAGTGGACGAAGGATATGAACTAGTAAGGTCATGTTTTGATAAACTTTTTCATACGTGTTTAACAAGaagaaaattagaagaaaaaagttataagttaaaattagtttatatattctgtaaaaaaaagcttatacataattaaaaaaagtaacttttGAAGAAGCTAATATGAGATAGCTTTTACAAATTAGATTGTGCATGAATGGTATAACTAAGAAAGTGAGGAGAGCAGGAACCTCACTCTTCAATCTCTCAAATTTATAATGTAATAGTATtgataaaatattcatttaaaaataagtattgataaaatatgaataagtaAAATTTGGGATTGAAATGtcagattttaaaatttatgcacGAAACCCATGACTAATAACAAGGCTActattatttcataattttcaaGCAAACTTCAGTTAATAATATGTTAGAAAAATGTCGAGATAATCATATAGATACAGTTCAATACGTGAATTCAGTTTGTATAACCTTTTTTAGTCGAAAGAGACAAGTTCATTCAATCCGACAGCATAAGCGATTCCAACTAGATTAATACCGCAAACATTACCCAACAAAACAACTGGCCaagaatatattaataaaaaaggatcagaaaaacaaaacaaacatgggGGCATAAACCTGACCCATGGGAGATCAAACTatccaaatttataatttggtAAGCCATATTTGTTTCCTATTAAAACCAAAAGCTATACAAGGCGGAAAAGAGCTCCACCAAGAAAATTCAGTTGTTAGATCACG
This region includes:
- the LOC114380980 gene encoding dr1-associated corepressor-like, whose amino-acid sequence is MVMADEEENGVSIQLEFPKGRVKKIMALDKDVKRVSSEALFLVSRSTELFLQFLAEKSAQVAIEKKRKTVNLEHIRVAVKRHQPTRDFLLDELPPPSQAAKPDKPTQPAGRPKLDPAPRGTRCIDQFFRKPEPENTAQAPGQPPENPAQAQSPENPDQDQAQSPVPVDES
- the LOC114380978 gene encoding 65-kDa microtubule-associated protein 8-like: MGSFQTPIGMRSSTLLETSCGFLLQELQIIWDEVGEDKFEREKVLLDLEQECLEVYRRKVDRANISRAHLHQELAEAEAEFTHLLLSLGERSLPVRPEKRAGSLKEQLDSITPALREMRLRKEERLNQFRTVQGQIQKISAEIAGNSDNEPSSIVVNENDLSLKRLEEYQNELQRLHNEKNERLQQVEKYIDIIHSLSTILGKDSSAIIMEVHPSLNDLCGITKNISDTILDKLNITVESLFEEKQNRLEKLHHLGKALSNLWNLMDTPYSERQSFSHVINLLSLSSAEVTDPGSLTLEIVQQTEAEVKRLDQLKASKMKELFQKKQEELELICKKSHVEIPSREEMNNIINLINSGEIDHSDLLLSMDEQISRAKEEASSRKAIMEKVEKWMLACDEERWLEEYSRDENRYSVSRGAHKNLRRAERARIMVSRMPALVDLLIKMTRSWEEERNKVFLYDQVPLMAILEEYNILRREREEDTKRQQPWEKKRIQSQVVERDNTYVSRPGTSSRRLPSRSMNGALDSSAVLNRRLSMGIQQLGSNSINSGNHGLSFIKDGRNALRKKIYGEPTFTSPTRDGASSAVSTHSILFSP
- the LOC114381142 gene encoding mitochondrial import receptor subunit TOM20-like, encoding MEFSQDDFDRLLLFEHTRKTAEANYAENPQDADNLTRWGGALIELSSFQAPRDAKAMIDDALSKLEESLLINPTKHDTLWCLGNANTSYAFLIPDITEAKGYFDKALEYFQKAAEEDPENDLYRKSLQVAVKAPELHMEIHKNGLGLMSNAGSSATSKEKESKKQKSNDFKYDIFGWIILAVGIVAWVGMAKSNIPPPPPR